A genomic region of Dreissena polymorpha isolate Duluth1 chromosome 4, UMN_Dpol_1.0, whole genome shotgun sequence contains the following coding sequences:
- the LOC127878904 gene encoding uncharacterized protein LOC127878904 has translation MKTKWTYEQIIVLILLAVLTGIRPAAVLNNNIVIPLKQSANNDTGGVADNEDAAKEQNPQVPPIFFPSSGVVNETSNVTENMDDDTTTVTAVVNATAQKTVGPQTRNKPSTNTLTTTATSSATTILTTRFSSTVAQTTTIPITTPEATKPANLTTLSTKAVTEKPTSKLTSTAVPSTQTHSKHATDSPTSGSTLTTVKPTTTTTVIMPSTEPSTKFSETSSAKNTSISANKSTVSVSISHTPELPVTKTAVPEVTNSSLTELFNSTILNTNITNNFLSSKADDRNSHDTFWPIAMGLTMGLPSLIVLGVTVAVLYKKRRHGAHRGLLSSMYEEN, from the exons ATGAAAACGAAATGGACATACGAACAGATA ATCGTGCTTATATTACTGGCGGTTCTGACTGGAATTCGACCCGCAGCCGTACTTAACAACAACATCgttattcctttaaaacaatCGGCGAACAACGACACGGGAGGTGTCGCAGATAATGAGGACGCAGCAAAAGAACAGAATCCACAGGTACCTCCGATATTTTTTCCTTCGTCTGGAGTGGTGAACGAAACAAGCAATGTAACTGAAAATATGGACGACGACACGACCACTGTAACTGCAGTTGTGAATGCGACAGCACAGAAAACGGTAGGTCCTCAAACTAGAAACAAGCCGTCGACAAATACACTAACTACAACAGCAACGTCATCAGCAACAACGATACTGACTACACGTTTTTCTTCTACAGTAGCACAAACAACAACGATACCAATAACAACACCAGAAGCTACCAAGCCAGCAAATCTAACGACATTGTCTACAAAAGCGGTGACAGAAAAGCCAACTAGTAAACTAACATCAACAGCAGTACCATCGACACAAACGCATTCAAAACACGCAACAGATTCGCCTACATCTGGAAGTACTTTAACAACTGTTAAACCCACAACAACAACGACGGTCATTATGCCATCCACAGAACCATCTACAAAATTTTCGGAAACATCTTCTGCTAAAAACACGTCAATATCAGCAAACAAAAGCACAGTGTCGGTGTCAATATCTCATACCCCAGAATTACCAGTGACAAAAACAGCCGTACCTGAGGTTACCAACTCTAGCTTGACTGAATTGTTTAACTCAACaatattaaacacaaacattacaaacaatttCTTGAGTTCAAAAGCTGATGACCGTAACTCCCATGATACATTCTGGCCCATAGCGATGGGTCTGACCATGGGACTTCCTTCTTTGATTGTGCTCGGTGTCACGGTAGCCGTGCTATACAAAAAGCGTCGTCACGGCGCACACAGGGGACTGTTGTCTTCAATGTACGAAGAGAATTGA